One stretch of Malus domestica chromosome 14, GDT2T_hap1 DNA includes these proteins:
- the LOC139191133 gene encoding uncharacterized protein — translation MIANTIKAQYEGSSHTSSFYSKPYSKKIDALKMPRGYQPPKFMQFDGKGNPKQHVAHFVETCNNAGTEGDYLAKQFMRSLKGNAFEWYTDLEPESINNWEQLEREFLNRFYSTRRTVSMLELTSTKQWRVEPVVDYINRWRNLSLDCKDRLSEISSIEMCVQGMQWGLHYILQGIKPRTFEELATRAHDMELSIAHHGKKEPITDFKKDKVFSPNVDKTGKKSPKEAFTVSTAPVKTASALIKISSKTKAKEIKKSEPPRTQERYKSTLRELEQKVYPFPDSDMDAMLDDLLEKKVIELPKCMRPEEMNCINDPKYCKYHRIVSHSVGKCFVLKELIMKLAQQGRIELEPRRHGRDTYYYNCIWIFRSRASPSST, via the coding sequence atgatcgctaacaccatcaaggcgcagtacgaagggagctcacatacctcatcGTTCTACTCAAAGccttactccaagaagattgatgccctaaagatgccaaggggttatcaaccaccaaagtttatgcagtttgatggaaaaggaaacccgaagcaacatgttgcacatttcgtcgaaacctgcaacaatgcagggacggAAGGAGATTACCTCGCAAAGCAGTTTAtgcgctcgttaaaaggaaacgcctttgagtggtacacagacctggagcccgaatccatcaacaactgggaacagttggaaagggaattcctcaaccgcttctacagcacccgtcgcaccgtgagcatgctagagctgacaagCACAAAACAATGGAGGGTTGagccagtcgtggactacatcaaccgatggcgcaatCTGAGCCTCGACTGCAAGGACAGGCTCTCGGAGATCTCTTCGATTGAGATGtgcgtccaaggcatgcaatgggggttacactatatccttcaaggcatcaaaccacggacatttgaagagttagccacccgtgcccacgacatggagctaagtattGCCCATCACGGGAAGAAAGAGCCaatcaccgacttcaagaaggataaggtgttttccccaaatgtagacaagactgggaagaaaTCCCCCAAGGAAGCGTTCACCGTCAGCACTGCGCCCGTCAAGACCGCCTCCGCGCTTATCAAGATCTCatccaaaaccaaagcaaaggagataaagaaAAGTGAGCCCCCTCGCACCCAAGAAAGGTACAAAagcaccttgagggaattggagcagaaggtatacccttttcctgactcagacatggatgcaatgttagacgacttgctagaaaagaaggtaatcgaGCTACCCAAATGCATGcggcctgaagaaatgaattgcataaacgatcctaaatactgcaagtaccatcgaatCGTGAGCCATTCTGTGGGTAAATGCTTCGTCCTTaaagagctcatcatgaagctagcacaacaagggcgaatcgagctcgaacctcgaagacacggccgcgacacatactactacaattgcatttggatctttcgatcccgtgcctctccaagcagcacctga
- the LOC103454383 gene encoding carboxyl-terminal-processing peptidase 3, chloroplastic-like isoform X2, with translation MEPLCRNLDLKPATFPPISPRFPKPISLSLRSPRFSCSDRQVTKKWRVSVGNANSEAKFSSQELVRAIGKGLLAFAAAAAANYAVVCCDYPAMAESLTLAFPVSRTTELNSVQRTLVETWGLIRETFVDPTFNHQDWDQKFQQTMTEMFPLKSADAAYMKISGMLSTLGDPFTRIISPKVVLSCVEGGPAARAGLHQGDELVEINGEKVDGIDIEVAIQKLRGRVGTTVTVKVHRGNDFAGDSSIKEVKLPREYIKLSPISTATIPHKTPDGRLTKMGYVKLLAFSQTAAADMENAINEMKSQGVHSYILDLRNNPGGLVKAGLDVAQIWLDGDETLVNTIDREGNLLPINMVNGHAITHDPLVVLVNEGSASASEILAGALHDNRRATLVGHRTFGKGKIQSVTVLHDGSALFVTVAKYLSPALHDIDQVGIAPDVQCTTEMLNSPKESTSKEKSSVSSSLEADSCVLVAEHELDIQESKGTAS, from the exons atggagcctCTCTGCCGAAACTTGGATCTCAAACCAGCAACTTTCCCACCAATTTCACCAAGATTCCCAAAACCGATTTCGCTGTCACTGCGTTCTCCTCGGTTTTCGTGCTCGGATCGCCAGGTGACCAAGAAATGGAGGGTGTCTGTTGGCAATGCTAACTCTGAAGCTAAGTTTTCCAGTCAGGAGTTGGTGAGGGCAATTGGAAAAGGGTTGCTCGCATTTGCCGCTGCCGCTGCTGCAAATTATGCTGTTGTTTGTTGTGATTATCCGGCAATGGCGGAGTCTCTGACGTTGGCTTTTCCGGTGTCACGCACTACTGAG TTGAATTCAGTACAAAGAACTCTTGTGGAGACTTGGGGTTTGATTAGGGAAACATTCGTAGACCCGACATTTAATCATCAAG ACTGGGATCAAAAGTTTCAGCAAACGATGACAGAAATGTTTCCCCTTAAGTCTGCTGATGCAGCATATATGAAAATCAGTGGAATGCTATCTACTCTTGGCGACCCCTTTACGCGGATCATCAGTCCCAAG GTTGTTTTGTCTTGTGTAGAGGGTGGCCCAGCTGCTCGCGCTGGTTTACATCAGGGAGATGAGTTGGTTGAAATTAATG GAGAGAAGGTGGATGGTATTGACATTGAAGTAGCCATACAGAAACTTAGAGGTCGAGTTGGAACAACAGTTACAGTAAAAGTTCACAGA GGCAATGATTTCGCTGGAGATTCTAGTATAAAAGAG GTGAAACTACCTCGTGAGTACATTAAGCTTTCCCCGATTTCAACTGCTACCATCCCACATAAAACCCCAGATGGACGTTTAACGAAAATGGGTTATGTGAAGTTGTTAGCCTTCTCTCAG ACTGCTGCAGCTGATATGGAAAATGCTATTAATGAAATGAAGAGTCAGGGTGTACACTCATACATACTGGATTTACGGAACAATCCG GGGGGACTGGTAAAAGCTGGACTTGATGTTGCACAAATTTGGCTAGACGGGGATGAAACTCTAGTGAATACAATTGATCGGGAAGGCAATCTTTTACCCATCAACATGGTCAATGGGCATGCTATAACACATGATCCACTTGTTGTGCTT GTTAATGAGGGCAGCGCGAGTGCAAGTGAGATTCTGGCAGGGGCACTACATGACAATCGCCGAGCCACTCTTGTGGGGCACAGAACCTTCGGAAAAGGAAAAATCCAG AGTGTCACAGTGCTACATGATGGATCAGCTTTATTTGTCACGGTGGCTAAATATTTATCGCCAGCGCTTCATGACATAGACCAGGTTGGCATTGCACCTGATGTTCAATGCACAACTGAAATGCTCAATTCTCCCAAGGAATCGACGTCGAAGGAGAAGAGCTCAGTCTCATCATCTCTAGAAGCAGATTCATGTGTCTTGGTAGCCGAACATGAATTGGACATTCAGGAATCCAAAGGCACTGCTTCTTGA
- the LOC103454383 gene encoding carboxyl-terminal-processing peptidase 3, chloroplastic-like isoform X1 — protein MEPLCRNLDLKPATFPPISPRFPKPISLSLRSPRFSCSDRQVTKKWRVSVGNANSEAKFSSQELVRAIGKGLLAFAAAAAANYAVVCCDYPAMAESLTLAFPVSRTTELNSVQRTLVETWGLIRETFVDPTFNHQDWDQKFQQTMTEMFPLKSADAAYMKISGMLSTLGDPFTRIISPKEYESFRIGSNGNLQGVGLFINTEPRTGHLVVLSCVEGGPAARAGLHQGDELVEINGEKVDGIDIEVAIQKLRGRVGTTVTVKVHRGNDFAGDSSIKEVKLPREYIKLSPISTATIPHKTPDGRLTKMGYVKLLAFSQTAAADMENAINEMKSQGVHSYILDLRNNPGGLVKAGLDVAQIWLDGDETLVNTIDREGNLLPINMVNGHAITHDPLVVLVNEGSASASEILAGALHDNRRATLVGHRTFGKGKIQSVTVLHDGSALFVTVAKYLSPALHDIDQVGIAPDVQCTTEMLNSPKESTSKEKSSVSSSLEADSCVLVAEHELDIQESKGTAS, from the exons atggagcctCTCTGCCGAAACTTGGATCTCAAACCAGCAACTTTCCCACCAATTTCACCAAGATTCCCAAAACCGATTTCGCTGTCACTGCGTTCTCCTCGGTTTTCGTGCTCGGATCGCCAGGTGACCAAGAAATGGAGGGTGTCTGTTGGCAATGCTAACTCTGAAGCTAAGTTTTCCAGTCAGGAGTTGGTGAGGGCAATTGGAAAAGGGTTGCTCGCATTTGCCGCTGCCGCTGCTGCAAATTATGCTGTTGTTTGTTGTGATTATCCGGCAATGGCGGAGTCTCTGACGTTGGCTTTTCCGGTGTCACGCACTACTGAG TTGAATTCAGTACAAAGAACTCTTGTGGAGACTTGGGGTTTGATTAGGGAAACATTCGTAGACCCGACATTTAATCATCAAG ACTGGGATCAAAAGTTTCAGCAAACGATGACAGAAATGTTTCCCCTTAAGTCTGCTGATGCAGCATATATGAAAATCAGTGGAATGCTATCTACTCTTGGCGACCCCTTTACGCGGATCATCAGTCCCAAG GAATATGAAAGTTTTCGTATTGGAAGCAATGGAAATCTACAAGGAGTTGGCCTTTTCATAAATACTGAACCAAGAACAGGCCATTTG GTTGTTTTGTCTTGTGTAGAGGGTGGCCCAGCTGCTCGCGCTGGTTTACATCAGGGAGATGAGTTGGTTGAAATTAATG GAGAGAAGGTGGATGGTATTGACATTGAAGTAGCCATACAGAAACTTAGAGGTCGAGTTGGAACAACAGTTACAGTAAAAGTTCACAGA GGCAATGATTTCGCTGGAGATTCTAGTATAAAAGAG GTGAAACTACCTCGTGAGTACATTAAGCTTTCCCCGATTTCAACTGCTACCATCCCACATAAAACCCCAGATGGACGTTTAACGAAAATGGGTTATGTGAAGTTGTTAGCCTTCTCTCAG ACTGCTGCAGCTGATATGGAAAATGCTATTAATGAAATGAAGAGTCAGGGTGTACACTCATACATACTGGATTTACGGAACAATCCG GGGGGACTGGTAAAAGCTGGACTTGATGTTGCACAAATTTGGCTAGACGGGGATGAAACTCTAGTGAATACAATTGATCGGGAAGGCAATCTTTTACCCATCAACATGGTCAATGGGCATGCTATAACACATGATCCACTTGTTGTGCTT GTTAATGAGGGCAGCGCGAGTGCAAGTGAGATTCTGGCAGGGGCACTACATGACAATCGCCGAGCCACTCTTGTGGGGCACAGAACCTTCGGAAAAGGAAAAATCCAG AGTGTCACAGTGCTACATGATGGATCAGCTTTATTTGTCACGGTGGCTAAATATTTATCGCCAGCGCTTCATGACATAGACCAGGTTGGCATTGCACCTGATGTTCAATGCACAACTGAAATGCTCAATTCTCCCAAGGAATCGACGTCGAAGGAGAAGAGCTCAGTCTCATCATCTCTAGAAGCAGATTCATGTGTCTTGGTAGCCGAACATGAATTGGACATTCAGGAATCCAAAGGCACTGCTTCTTGA